In the genome of Channa argus isolate prfri chromosome 8, Channa argus male v1.0, whole genome shotgun sequence, the window GTCGGAGTTGCTGCTATTCCAGAGGAGCACAAGTCCGTCCAAGAGCAACCACCAGAAGAGGTACAATCTTGACTTTACTATTACCAAATGGGTTAAATCTCTTATTGTCGTCTGTAAGAAACGCAAACGCCGGTACTCTAGTAGTTAGCCGTCTCGAGCTAGCCACCATGCTAACAGACATATCACGTTGTTTCCGTGAGTGTTCAGCTCAAAGGGGGGAGGTTAACCTTTCATTTGTAAATATGGCTGGCAAGTATTTAAGGACATCGAAAGACGTATTATCGTTTGCACACAGAGTGCCGCGCTGATATGATGTCAGAGGATTTGTTTGCATCTTAAATAATATCTCTGAAGCGTGCGGCCACGGTAACCTTAAGTCAGCTAACCATAGCCATGTCAAGGTAATGTAACTGTCAGCATTCTCTTTGCAGAAAGCATTACCTCCCCATACAGTTGGCCCAATCGTTTCTGAAGATGCCTCCACCAAAGGAAACCTGGGTTTCATCCACGCTTTTGTGGCCTCTATCTCTGTTATCATCGTCTCTGAGTTGGGAGACAAGACATTTTTCATCGCAGCCATTATGGCCATGCGTTACAATCGTCTCACAGTGTTAACAGGTGCTATGCTGGCCCTGGGAGTCATGACTTGTCTCTCTGGTTAGTAGCAGTAAAtactttgatttaaatttaCTGTAGCGAGATTCTATTATTTTGCAACCAAATAATTCCTGGCTCCACACTGCAGTGCTGTTTGGCTATGCCACAACCATCATCCCCAGAATCTACACATACTATGTATCTACGGCTCTGTTTGCCATTTTTGGTGTACGCATGCTGAGAGAGGGACTGAAGATGAGTCCTGACGAGggccaggaggagctggaggaggtgCAGGCAGAGATCAAGAAGAAGGATGAAGAGGTGAGCTAACTTTTTATTCAAGAGAGCAGGGTTGTATTAGTAAAGACTAGTGTACAAATACAAGGACAGTTTTTATATCAAATAACTGAATATAAGCTGTCAGTGTGGATACTGTTTCTGAAACTCTGGTAGCTGACTGAGTCACAGATGGCTCACATTACTTTACCAGTAGCAAAGCTCTGTCTTGTGCCACTTCTCAGAAGAATATACTGTGGTGCATGCACATGCAGagagaaaatactgaaatgttttaatttgaatcCAAAATTACAAAGCTCATGCTTTCTGTCGTCTTACCTAAAGATTTAAAGAATATTCAAagcaattttcattttgctaCTTTATAGTTTTATCACACTCATAAATGCTTTTCATTAACTAGCTAGAACTAGCAGAATCCTACACACTATGTATGGACACATCTCTGTAGTTTGTTTAATCTAAAAAGGCATTTTTACAGTATGCAGTGaaacaagtaaaacagaaacactgtatAAATTTTGAGATATTAAAAATGACCAGACCTCATAAATTCTGAAATAATGACTTGATCCTAATGATGTGGCAGCTGTCTGCACTACAACAATATTCCCATATTGAAAACGTTTATAGGACATTGAATTCAGGTTTTTAGTGACTATGTCTTCTGTTGTCTGTGCAGCTTCAGCGTTCTAAGCTGGTTAATGGGACTCCGGATGTGGAGGCTGGAACAGGGACTCCCGTGCCTCAGAGAAGGTGGCACACCTTCATATCACCTATCTTCATCCAAGCCTTCACGCTCACCTTTCTTGCAGAGTGGGGGGACCGGTCGCAGCTGACCACCATTATCCTAGCAGCCCAGGAGGTTTGTTACATTGCATGCACAGCACATTATGTGTCTTAatagttgcatttttttaatagaatatCTCATGTATGATTCTCCCTTAGTGTGGGTCTcatgggaaaataaaaaaatcctttgtcttttttagacacaacacaaacagtaaatTTCCCTGACTGCTAAGTCTGAGGCGAGGTAGTGTAGCATTGTATTTACCATCAACATAAAACCCATGTTTAAATTCACAGGATCCATTCGGCGTTGCAGTGGGTGGTACACTTGGACACTGTTTGTGTACAGGACTGGCTGTGATAGGAGGGAGAATGATTGCCCAGAAAATATCCGTCAGAACAGGTAAAgttgtgtacacacacagacttctGTTGAATTTGTTACTGGATACTAATTAATCAATAAATTTGAAGAACACGTTTTCCAGAAGACAGATCATTTGTATTGCTGAATATGCAATGAATAGATAGTCTAAAGGCTTTGGTAAATTTCTCTCTGTCGATCCCTGAGTGATAGTTTGTTTCCACTGTATCTGTCTCGTTAGTTTGTGAGCAacttgccattttcttttgctaaGATGGTCCTCACACTGCATCTGAAAAGCGGTTTCGTATTTCAAGTAAATCTTT includes:
- the tmem165 gene encoding transmembrane protein 165, giving the protein MPLLVGGGDGRTASNLMCALFLFAAVLFLTVGVAAIPEEHKSVQEQPPEEKALPPHTVGPIVSEDASTKGNLGFIHAFVASISVIIVSELGDKTFFIAAIMAMRYNRLTVLTGAMLALGVMTCLSVLFGYATTIIPRIYTYYVSTALFAIFGVRMLREGLKMSPDEGQEELEEVQAEIKKKDEELQRSKLVNGTPDVEAGTGTPVPQRRWHTFISPIFIQAFTLTFLAEWGDRSQLTTIILAAQEDPFGVAVGGTLGHCLCTGLAVIGGRMIAQKISVRTVTIIGGIVFLAFALSALFIKPETGL